A single region of the Methylocystis echinoides genome encodes:
- a CDS encoding efflux RND transporter permease subunit, with product MMQRIIAFSVHSRWLVVLLVSLVGAFGLFALAHLPIDAVPDITNNQVQINARAPALSAFEMEKQVVYPIENALAGIPGLEYTRSLSRNGFGQVTAVFADGVDIYFARQQVNERIAQAREDFPPAVELRTGPIATGLSEIYMWTVRYREPHVIAKEGEAGWRRDGAYLTPEGALLRTPVELESYLRTVQDWIIRPQLRTVPGVAGVDSLGGYMRQYHVQPDPAKLMSLGLSFNDLASTIQKNNVSRGAGYVERNGEGIVVRSGGRLENVEDIGNVVATTRNGVPVRVREIASVSIGKELRTGSASMNGEEVVIGTALMLIGANSRTVSASVDERMKMIVKSLPPGVEVKTILNRTVLVDATIRTVAKNLAEGAALVILVLFVMLGNFRAAVVTATVIPVTMLFLAIGMYVFKISANLMSLGALDFGLIADGAIIVAENSLRRLSERHHAAGRPLTTDERLDTVIDSAVEMRRPTVYGQSIIILVYLPILSFSGVEGKMFHPMAMTVIIALLSEFLLSLTFFPAMIALFVSGEGEEGENWLVSRLKRGYEPLLRWAMHEPLKVMGMAAGAFALAVLLYLNLGQEFIPKLDEKNLAMQANRIPSASLTQSQAMQLDLENAIRSLPQVDYVFSKTGTADIATDPMPPNLTDTFIMLKPEREWPDPHLSKDKLIEDISAKIAELPGNAYEFSQPIQLRFNELLAGVRGDIAVKVFGEDFDAMLKAANQIAAILRATPGAEDVKVEQVTGLPVLDIKVDKTAIARYGLSLGDVQDTIGAAIGGEPAGVIFEGDRRFPIFVRLRDNLREDAGALETIPVSLPPDAQGHVSTVQLKQVASFSTVDGQNQISRENGKRRVVVSANVRGRDIASVVNEARAKVDAKVHVPAGYWIVWGGQFENLAAARTRLMIVVPICFFMIFLLLYSALGSARDALLVFTAVPLALIGGVLALWLRGMPMSVSAAVGFIALSGVAVLNGLVMRTYIHQLMVSGVPEREAIFRGAMTRLRPVVMTALVASLGFVPMALATSTGAEVQRPIATVVIGGLISATLLTLIVLPALYAFFGEDEKALAAARERAGV from the coding sequence GCGGGCATTCCGGGCCTCGAATATACGCGCTCGCTGTCGCGCAACGGCTTCGGACAGGTGACGGCGGTGTTCGCCGACGGCGTCGATATCTATTTCGCGCGCCAGCAGGTGAATGAACGCATCGCCCAGGCGCGCGAGGATTTCCCGCCCGCCGTCGAGCTGCGCACCGGGCCGATCGCGACGGGTCTGTCCGAAATCTACATGTGGACGGTGCGGTATCGCGAACCGCATGTGATCGCCAAAGAGGGCGAGGCGGGCTGGCGGCGCGACGGCGCCTATCTGACGCCCGAGGGCGCCCTGCTGCGCACGCCGGTGGAGCTCGAATCCTATCTGCGCACGGTGCAGGACTGGATCATCCGCCCGCAGCTGCGAACCGTGCCGGGCGTCGCCGGCGTCGATTCGCTCGGCGGCTACATGCGGCAGTATCACGTGCAGCCTGATCCGGCGAAGCTGATGTCGCTCGGGCTCTCCTTCAATGATCTCGCGAGCACCATCCAGAAGAACAACGTCAGCCGCGGCGCGGGCTATGTGGAGCGCAATGGCGAGGGCATCGTCGTGCGCAGCGGCGGACGGCTCGAGAATGTCGAGGACATCGGCAATGTCGTGGCGACGACGCGCAACGGCGTGCCGGTGCGGGTGCGCGAGATCGCCTCGGTCTCCATCGGCAAGGAGCTGCGCACCGGCAGCGCCAGCATGAATGGCGAGGAGGTGGTGATCGGCACGGCGCTGATGCTGATCGGCGCCAACAGCCGCACCGTCTCGGCTTCCGTCGACGAGCGGATGAAGATGATCGTCAAATCGCTGCCGCCGGGCGTCGAGGTGAAGACGATCCTCAACCGCACGGTGCTGGTCGACGCCACGATCAGGACGGTCGCCAAAAATCTGGCCGAGGGCGCGGCCCTGGTCATTCTCGTGCTCTTCGTGATGCTCGGCAATTTCCGGGCGGCGGTGGTGACGGCGACGGTCATTCCGGTGACCATGCTGTTTCTCGCCATCGGCATGTATGTCTTCAAGATCAGCGCCAATCTGATGAGTCTCGGCGCTCTCGACTTCGGCCTGATCGCGGACGGCGCCATCATCGTCGCCGAGAACAGCCTGCGCCGCCTCTCGGAGCGCCATCATGCGGCGGGGCGTCCGCTCACAACCGACGAACGGCTCGACACGGTGATCGATTCCGCCGTCGAGATGCGGCGGCCGACGGTCTACGGCCAGTCGATCATCATCCTCGTCTATCTGCCGATCCTGAGCTTCTCGGGCGTCGAGGGGAAGATGTTCCATCCGATGGCGATGACGGTCATCATCGCCCTGCTGTCGGAATTCCTGCTCTCGCTGACGTTCTTCCCCGCGATGATCGCGCTCTTCGTTTCGGGCGAGGGCGAGGAGGGCGAGAACTGGCTCGTCTCCCGGCTCAAGCGTGGATACGAGCCGTTGCTGCGCTGGGCGATGCATGAGCCGCTCAAGGTCATGGGGATGGCGGCGGGCGCCTTCGCGCTGGCGGTTCTGCTCTATCTCAATCTCGGTCAGGAGTTCATCCCCAAGCTCGACGAAAAGAATCTCGCCATGCAGGCGAACCGGATTCCGAGCGCCTCGCTCACCCAGTCGCAGGCGATGCAGCTCGATCTGGAGAACGCCATCCGCAGCCTGCCGCAGGTGGATTACGTCTTCTCCAAGACCGGCACGGCGGATATCGCCACCGATCCGATGCCGCCGAATCTGACCGACACCTTCATCATGCTGAAGCCGGAGCGCGAATGGCCCGACCCGCATCTCAGCAAGGACAAGCTCATCGAGGACATCAGCGCGAAGATCGCCGAGCTTCCCGGCAACGCCTATGAATTTTCGCAGCCGATCCAGCTTCGCTTCAACGAGCTGCTCGCCGGCGTGCGCGGCGATATTGCGGTGAAGGTGTTCGGCGAGGATTTCGACGCCATGCTGAAGGCCGCCAATCAGATCGCCGCCATCCTGCGCGCGACGCCCGGCGCGGAGGATGTGAAGGTCGAGCAGGTGACGGGTCTGCCGGTGCTCGACATCAAGGTGGATAAGACCGCGATCGCGCGCTACGGACTCAGTCTCGGCGATGTGCAGGACACGATCGGCGCAGCCATCGGCGGCGAGCCGGCGGGCGTCATCTTCGAGGGCGATCGTCGCTTCCCGATCTTCGTGCGGCTGCGCGACAATCTGCGGGAGGACGCGGGCGCGCTGGAGACGATCCCCGTTTCATTGCCGCCGGACGCGCAGGGCCATGTGTCGACGGTGCAGCTCAAACAGGTGGCGAGCTTCTCGACGGTCGACGGACAGAACCAGATTTCGCGCGAGAACGGCAAGCGTCGCGTCGTCGTCAGCGCCAATGTGCGCGGGCGCGACATCGCCTCGGTGGTCAATGAAGCGCGCGCGAAAGTCGATGCAAAGGTGCATGTCCCCGCGGGGTACTGGATCGTATGGGGCGGACAGTTCGAAAATCTCGCGGCGGCGCGCACGCGGCTGATGATCGTCGTGCCGATCTGCTTTTTCATGATCTTCCTGCTGCTCTATTCCGCGCTCGGCTCCGCGCGCGACGCGCTGCTCGTCTTCACGGCCGTGCCGCTGGCGCTCATCGGCGGCGTGCTCGCGCTGTGGCTGCGCGGCATGCCCATGTCGGTGTCGGCGGCGGTGGGCTTCATCGCGCTCTCCGGCGTCGCCGTGCTCAACGGCCTCGTCATGCGCACCTATATTCATCAGCTCATGGTCAGCGGCGTGCCGGAGCGGGAGGCGATCTTCAGAGGTGCCATGACGCGTCTGCGCCCCGTCGTCATGACGGCGCTGGTCGCGTCGCTCGGCTTCGTGCCCATGGCGCTCGCCACCTCGACCGGCGCGGAAGTGCAGCGGCCGATCGCCACCGTCGTCATCGGCGGCCTGATCAGCGCGACCCTGCTGACGCTCATCGTGCTGCCGGCGCTCTACGCCTTCTTCGGCGAGGACGAGAAGGCGCTCGCGGCGGCGCGGGAAAGGGCGGGCGTTTGA
- a CDS encoding TolC family outer membrane protein has translation MRRAGLSLLLAVSAVAPLRAETLNSALLRAYHNSPVINSSRAGVRALDEKVPQALSSMRPRASGNAFLGVQENRMVSKQRDIPLTDSTLEGPVKSIQSGGSVPRSAAVSIEQPIFDGFKALNNTRMAETGVFAGRERLRLTEQRVLFGAASAYMNVLRDTAALRLQESNVSVLAEQLRQTRERYVAGQITLTDIAQAEARLAAGQSLASQARATLEASIGAYRQTIGVEPKKLAPGAPVDSLIPKSREDAERIALAEHPVILAALHDADAADIDIKVIEADFMPKLSVVGSAFTQTDVSGIYNRNVGGYIGGRLNVPLYEGGLTSSQVREAKELAGQRRLDVDVARADVLALIRANWGALQAAKTQIAAAQSQIAAAERALYGVREEAKAGQRTTLDILNAQQELLNARIGLIIAQRERVVASYAVLSAMGRLTTQTLGLDPMGYDPSIHFEQVRDLWGGTDTPDAGR, from the coding sequence TTGAGACGCGCGGGTCTTTCCCTCCTTCTCGCCGTGTCGGCCGTCGCGCCCCTGCGCGCGGAAACGCTGAACAGCGCGCTGCTGCGCGCCTATCACAACAGTCCGGTGATCAATTCGAGCCGCGCCGGCGTGCGCGCGCTCGACGAGAAAGTGCCGCAGGCGCTTTCCAGCATGCGGCCGCGCGCCAGCGGCAACGCCTTTCTCGGTGTGCAGGAAAACCGGATGGTGTCGAAACAGCGGGACATTCCGCTGACCGACTCGACTCTGGAAGGTCCGGTCAAGAGCATTCAGAGCGGCGGCAGCGTCCCGCGCTCGGCGGCGGTCAGTATCGAGCAGCCGATCTTCGACGGCTTCAAGGCGCTGAACAACACCCGCATGGCGGAGACCGGCGTCTTCGCCGGACGCGAGCGATTGCGACTTACTGAACAGCGCGTGCTGTTCGGCGCGGCTTCAGCCTATATGAACGTGCTACGCGACACGGCGGCGCTGCGCTTGCAGGAGAGCAACGTCTCGGTTCTGGCCGAGCAGTTGCGGCAGACGCGCGAGCGCTATGTCGCGGGGCAGATCACGCTCACCGACATCGCCCAGGCCGAGGCGCGGCTCGCGGCGGGGCAGTCGCTCGCCAGCCAGGCGCGCGCGACGCTGGAGGCGAGCATCGGCGCCTATCGCCAGACCATCGGCGTCGAGCCGAAGAAACTGGCGCCGGGGGCGCCGGTCGACAGCCTCATTCCCAAATCACGCGAGGACGCGGAGCGCATTGCGCTGGCCGAGCATCCGGTCATCCTCGCCGCCCTGCATGACGCCGACGCCGCCGACATCGACATCAAGGTGATCGAGGCCGATTTCATGCCGAAGCTCTCCGTCGTCGGCAGCGCCTTCACCCAGACCGACGTCTCGGGCATCTACAACCGCAACGTCGGCGGCTATATCGGCGGGCGGCTCAACGTGCCCCTCTACGAAGGCGGGCTCACCTCCTCGCAGGTGCGGGAGGCGAAAGAGCTCGCGGGCCAGCGGCGGCTCGACGTCGACGTCGCCCGCGCCGACGTTCTGGCCCTCATCCGCGCCAATTGGGGCGCGTTGCAGGCGGCCAAGACCCAGATCGCCGCCGCCCAGTCGCAGATCGCCGCCGCCGAGCGCGCGCTCTATGGCGTGCGCGAGGAGGCCAAGGCCGGCCAGCGCACGACGCTCGATATTCTCAACGCCCAGCAGGAACTGCTCAACGCCCGCATCGGGCTGATCATCGCGCAGCGCGAGCGCGTGGTGGCGTCCTACGCCGTGCTTTCCGCCATGGGGCGGCTGACGACGCAGACCCTCGGCCTCGACCCCATGGGCTACGATCCGTCGATCCATTTCGAGCAGGTGCGCGATCTCTGGGGCGGGACCGACACGCCCGACGCCGGGCGCTGA
- the acnA gene encoding aconitate hydratase AcnA: MTSVDSFKSRQKLVVGDKTYDYFSLKAAEANGLDGVSRLPYSLKVVLENLLRNEDGRWVTKDTIRDFAKWLTEKGKTEREIAFRPARVLMQDFTGVPAVVDLAAMRDAFVALGGSAQKINPLVPVDLVIDHSVIVDEFGTPKAFDQNVELEYQRNGERYRFLKWGQSAFDNFRVVPPGTGICHQVNLEYLAQTVWTRAEDGVEVAYPDTLVGTDSHTTMVNGLAVLGWGVGGIEAEAAMLGQPLSMLAPEVIGFRLAGSPKEGVTATDVVLTVTQMLRKKGVVGKFVEFYGEGLNHLSLADRATIANMAPEYGATCGFFPVDAETLAYLNTSGRAADRIALIEAYTQAQGMLRSAASPDPEFTDTLALDLAEVKPSLAGPKRPEGRVALEEIGKAFETALAGEYKKDGGLGPRHKVEGTNYDLGHGDVVIAAITSCTNTSNPSVLIGAGLLARNAVAKGLKVKPWVKTSLAPGSQVVGQYLANSGLQKSLDELGFNLVGFGCTTCIGNSGPLPAPVSKTINAHDLVAASVLSGNRNFEGRVNPDVQANYLASPPLVVAFALAGTVAIDLTKEPLGTGADGKPVYLRDIWPKNAEIDAFIRENVTRELYRDTYANVFVGDEHWRAVAAPESETYAWDDDSTYVRNPPYFVGLTKAPKPVKDIVGASVLALFGDKITTDHISPAGSIKAASPAGKWLMDHGVAQADFNQYGTRRGNHEVMMRGTFANIRIKNNMMKGADGVVPEGGLTKFYPGGETLSIYDAAMRYQAEGKPLVVFAGAEYGNGSSRDWAAKGTALLGVRAVIAQSFERIHRSNLVGMGVLPLTFEAGTSWATLGLTGAETVAIRGLEAGLAPRQTLVAEITFPDGRTISTPLLLRIDTLDELEYFRNGGILPYVLRQLAS, translated from the coding sequence ATGACCTCAGTCGATAGTTTCAAGTCCCGCCAGAAGCTCGTCGTGGGGGACAAGACCTATGACTATTTCTCCCTGAAGGCGGCGGAGGCCAACGGCCTCGACGGCGTTTCGCGCCTGCCCTACTCCCTCAAGGTCGTGCTCGAAAATCTGCTGCGCAACGAGGACGGCCGCTGGGTCACCAAGGACACGATCCGCGACTTCGCCAAATGGCTCACCGAAAAGGGCAAGACGGAGCGTGAGATCGCCTTCCGGCCGGCCCGCGTGCTCATGCAGGATTTCACCGGCGTCCCCGCCGTGGTCGATCTCGCCGCCATGCGCGACGCTTTCGTCGCCCTGGGCGGCAGCGCGCAGAAGATCAATCCGCTGGTGCCGGTCGATCTCGTGATCGACCATTCGGTGATCGTCGACGAATTCGGCACGCCCAAGGCCTTCGATCAGAATGTCGAACTCGAATATCAGCGCAATGGCGAGCGTTACCGCTTCCTGAAATGGGGCCAATCGGCCTTCGACAATTTCCGCGTCGTGCCGCCGGGCACGGGCATCTGCCACCAGGTCAATCTGGAATATCTGGCCCAGACCGTCTGGACCCGCGCCGAGGATGGCGTCGAGGTCGCCTATCCCGACACGCTGGTGGGCACGGATTCGCACACCACCATGGTCAATGGTCTCGCCGTGCTCGGCTGGGGCGTCGGCGGCATCGAGGCGGAGGCCGCCATGCTCGGCCAGCCGCTCTCCATGCTGGCGCCGGAAGTGATCGGCTTCCGCCTTGCCGGCTCGCCGAAGGAGGGCGTCACCGCCACCGACGTGGTGCTCACCGTCACGCAAATGCTGCGCAAAAAGGGCGTGGTCGGCAAATTCGTCGAATTCTACGGCGAGGGCCTCAATCATCTGTCGCTGGCCGATCGCGCCACCATCGCCAACATGGCGCCGGAATATGGCGCGACCTGCGGTTTCTTCCCCGTCGACGCCGAGACGCTCGCCTATCTCAACACATCGGGTCGCGCCGCCGACCGCATCGCGCTGATCGAGGCCTATACGCAGGCGCAGGGCATGCTGCGCAGCGCCGCCTCGCCCGATCCGGAATTCACCGACACGCTGGCGCTCGATCTCGCCGAGGTGAAACCCTCCCTCGCCGGGCCGAAGCGACCGGAGGGCCGCGTCGCGCTCGAGGAAATCGGCAAGGCGTTCGAGACGGCGCTCGCCGGCGAATACAAGAAGGACGGCGGGCTCGGCCCGCGTCACAAGGTCGAGGGGACGAATTACGACCTCGGCCATGGCGACGTGGTCATCGCCGCCATCACCTCCTGCACCAACACCTCCAATCCGAGCGTGCTGATCGGCGCCGGCCTCCTGGCCCGCAACGCCGTGGCCAAGGGGTTGAAGGTCAAGCCCTGGGTGAAGACCTCGCTCGCGCCGGGAAGCCAGGTCGTCGGGCAGTATCTGGCGAATTCCGGCCTGCAGAAGTCGCTCGACGAACTGGGCTTCAATCTCGTCGGTTTCGGCTGCACGACCTGCATCGGCAATTCCGGCCCGCTGCCGGCGCCGGTGTCGAAGACCATCAACGCCCATGACCTCGTCGCCGCTTCGGTGCTTTCCGGCAACCGCAATTTCGAGGGCCGCGTGAATCCGGACGTGCAGGCGAATTATCTCGCCTCGCCGCCCCTCGTGGTCGCCTTCGCGCTCGCCGGCACGGTCGCCATCGACCTGACCAAAGAGCCGCTGGGGACGGGCGCGGACGGCAAGCCGGTCTATCTGCGCGACATCTGGCCGAAGAACGCCGAGATCGACGCCTTCATCCGCGAGAATGTGACGCGCGAACTCTATCGCGACACCTATGCAAATGTCTTTGTAGGCGACGAACACTGGCGCGCGGTGGCGGCGCCGGAGAGCGAAACCTACGCCTGGGACGATGACTCGACCTATGTGCGCAACCCGCCCTATTTCGTCGGCCTCACCAAAGCCCCGAAGCCCGTGAAGGACATTGTCGGCGCGAGCGTTCTCGCCCTCTTCGGCGACAAGATCACCACCGACCACATCTCGCCGGCGGGCTCGATCAAGGCCGCCTCGCCCGCAGGCAAATGGCTGATGGATCACGGCGTGGCGCAGGCGGACTTCAATCAGTACGGCACGCGGCGCGGCAATCACGAAGTCATGATGCGCGGCACTTTCGCCAATATCCGCATCAAGAATAACATGATGAAGGGCGCCGACGGCGTCGTGCCGGAAGGCGGGCTGACGAAATTCTATCCCGGCGGCGAGACCCTTTCGATCTATGACGCCGCCATGCGCTATCAGGCCGAGGGCAAGCCGCTCGTCGTCTTCGCGGGCGCCGAATATGGCAATGGCTCGTCGCGCGACTGGGCGGCGAAGGGCACGGCGCTGCTCGGCGTGCGCGCCGTCATCGCGCAGAGCTTCGAGCGCATCCACCGCTCCAATCTCGTCGGCATGGGCGTGCTGCCGCTGACCTTCGAAGCGGGAACGAGCTGGGCGACGCTCGGCCTCACCGGCGCGGAGACGGTCGCCATTCGCGGGCTCGAGGCGGGGCTCGCGCCGCGCCAGACGCTCGTCGCGGAGATCACCTTCCCCGATGGCAGGACCATCTCGACGCCGCTGCTCCTGCGCATCGATACGCTGGACGAACTGGAATATTTCCGTAACGGCGGCATTTTGCCCTACGTCCTGCGACAACTTGCCTCGTAA
- a CDS encoding MFS transporter, whose protein sequence is MTAAVTQPPADMRQVMVGLGLAMLLSALDQTIVVTAMPTIGADLGEPQNLPWIVTAYLIAATVVTPLYGKFADVYGRRIVLLVGLVIFILGSIACALAPSITALAAARAAQGLGGGGLISLAQTIVADLVSPRERGRYQTYFAAVFITSSVAGPALGGYFAQYLHWSLIFWINLPLGLAALLITNARLKRLPERRHPHSVDYAGAALLITASGALVLGLSWGGNRYPWASAPILGLLALSALFWAGFAWRTRTAEEPLIPMRILSLRIVRDAIVSSSFGLGAFVALSVVMPIYYEVGMGLSAHDSGLVLIPLMAATVAGATLSGRMMSTLTHYKTLPLAGLGVGAVAAALAAWQIGAVSFTVLNILLIVVNFGVGAMLPVATVSVQNAVLARDLGTATATTQFFRQLGSSVIVALFAALALGGGRAAYIAEARITPEELLRLNGSFRLVFAALAVCMALSFAFMARMEELPLRGERRHGPAPAEADS, encoded by the coding sequence ATGACAGCCGCCGTGACGCAACCCCCTGCCGACATGCGGCAGGTGATGGTTGGACTTGGCCTCGCCATGCTGCTCTCGGCGCTGGACCAGACCATCGTCGTCACCGCCATGCCGACCATTGGCGCGGACCTCGGCGAGCCGCAGAACCTGCCCTGGATCGTCACCGCCTATCTCATCGCCGCGACGGTGGTGACGCCGCTCTATGGCAAATTCGCCGATGTCTACGGACGCCGGATCGTGCTGCTCGTCGGCCTCGTGATCTTCATCCTGGGCTCGATCGCCTGCGCGCTGGCACCGAGCATCACCGCGCTGGCCGCCGCGCGGGCGGCGCAGGGGCTGGGCGGCGGGGGACTGATCTCGCTGGCCCAGACCATCGTCGCCGATCTCGTCTCGCCGCGCGAACGCGGGCGCTATCAGACCTATTTCGCCGCCGTCTTCATCACCTCCAGCGTCGCCGGGCCGGCGCTGGGCGGCTATTTCGCGCAATATCTGCACTGGTCGCTGATCTTCTGGATCAATCTCCCGCTCGGCCTCGCCGCCTTGCTCATCACCAATGCGCGGCTGAAGCGCCTGCCGGAGCGCCGCCATCCGCACAGCGTCGATTACGCCGGCGCCGCTCTGCTCATCACGGCGTCGGGGGCGCTGGTGCTGGGGCTGAGCTGGGGCGGCAATCGCTACCCCTGGGCCTCGGCGCCGATCCTCGGCCTTCTTGCGCTCTCGGCCCTGTTCTGGGCCGGCTTCGCCTGGCGCACGCGGACGGCCGAAGAGCCGCTCATCCCGATGCGCATCCTGAGCCTGCGCATCGTGCGCGACGCCATCGTCTCCAGCTCCTTCGGCCTCGGCGCCTTTGTCGCGCTCTCGGTGGTGATGCCGATCTATTACGAGGTCGGCATGGGGCTCAGCGCCCATGATTCGGGCCTCGTGCTGATCCCGCTGATGGCGGCGACGGTCGCCGGGGCGACCCTCTCGGGCCGGATGATGTCGACGCTGACCCATTACAAGACCCTGCCGCTCGCCGGTCTCGGCGTCGGGGCGGTCGCCGCCGCGCTCGCCGCCTGGCAGATCGGCGCCGTCTCCTTCACGGTTCTCAACATCCTGCTGATCGTCGTGAATTTCGGGGTCGGCGCGATGCTGCCGGTGGCGACGGTCTCGGTGCAGAACGCCGTGCTTGCCCGCGATTTGGGCACGGCGACGGCGACGACCCAATTCTTCCGCCAGCTCGGATCGTCGGTGATCGTCGCCCTGTTCGCGGCGCTTGCGCTCGGCGGCGGCCGCGCCGCCTATATCGCCGAGGCGCGGATCACCCCCGAGGAATTACTAAGGCTCAACGGCAGTTTCCGGCTGGTTTTCGCAGCCCTTGCGGTCTGCATGGCGCTCTCCTTCGCCTTCATGGCGCGGATGGAGGAACTGCCCCTGCGCGGCGAGCGTCGCCATGGCCCGGCGCCGGCCGAGGCTGATTCCTGA
- a CDS encoding RecQ family ATP-dependent DNA helicase, producing the protein MRRDDSDILSQHGPDAARQLLRSKFGFADFLPGQAEVIAAVLAGRDALAVMPTGSGKSLLYQLPAAAGPGLVVVASPLIALMRDQLRALADKGVPAVALHSAQEDDEAMAAIDAVSTGRARLLYVSPERLAQEGTQNLLRKNRVTLFAVDEAHCVSHWGHDFRPDYRELGEIARKLGAPVLAVTATAGPRTRADIARVLFAREPEIFLRSFARPNLALAFARKRPGVKQITAFIGRAQESGIVYCGSRRMADALAADLARQGVDALPYHAGLDAYTRAAHQDAFFERKGVVMVATIAFGMGVDKADVRFIVHADPPTSIEGYYQEIGRAGRDGAPARTLTLFTPRELALRWGAPEIDPENEAAAGAYARRRAMARLCVTPACRFQTLLAEFGEASAPCGACDHCRGGPLALGRRLGARLLGWRAAAESRLLRYSAAPVDEPPSDPAPAAAPLPDAVAPAAEPLRLTVDEMRLLRALESERAALARKYRIAARRIASDATLREIARGRPKRADDPLLADVMDARTFLRVIEKAEP; encoded by the coding sequence ATGCGCCGGGACGACAGCGACATTCTTTCGCAGCATGGTCCCGACGCCGCGCGGCAATTGCTGCGCAGCAAATTCGGTTTCGCGGATTTCCTGCCGGGTCAGGCGGAAGTGATCGCGGCCGTGCTCGCCGGGCGAGACGCGCTCGCCGTCATGCCGACGGGCTCGGGCAAGTCGCTGCTCTATCAGCTCCCCGCGGCGGCGGGCCCGGGCCTTGTCGTGGTCGCCTCGCCCCTGATCGCGCTGATGCGCGACCAGCTTCGCGCGCTCGCCGACAAGGGCGTTCCGGCCGTGGCGCTGCATTCCGCGCAGGAGGACGACGAGGCGATGGCTGCGATCGACGCGGTCTCGACCGGCCGCGCGCGCCTTCTGTATGTCTCGCCGGAGCGGCTCGCGCAGGAGGGAACGCAGAATCTGCTGCGCAAAAACCGGGTGACGCTTTTCGCCGTGGACGAGGCGCATTGCGTGTCGCACTGGGGCCACGACTTCCGCCCCGACTATCGCGAACTGGGCGAGATCGCGCGAAAACTGGGCGCGCCGGTGCTCGCCGTCACCGCCACCGCCGGGCCGCGCACACGCGCCGACATCGCCCGCGTGCTGTTCGCGCGCGAACCGGAGATTTTCCTGCGATCTTTCGCGCGGCCCAATCTCGCGCTCGCCTTCGCCCGCAAGCGGCCGGGCGTCAAGCAGATCACCGCTTTCATCGGGCGGGCGCAGGAAAGCGGGATCGTCTACTGCGGCTCCCGCCGCATGGCCGACGCGCTCGCCGCCGATCTCGCGCGGCAGGGCGTCGACGCCCTGCCCTATCACGCCGGTCTCGACGCCTACACGCGGGCCGCCCATCAGGACGCTTTTTTCGAGAGAAAGGGCGTCGTCATGGTGGCGACCATCGCCTTCGGCATGGGCGTCGACAAGGCGGATGTGCGCTTCATCGTCCACGCCGATCCGCCGACGTCGATCGAGGGCTATTATCAGGAGATCGGCCGCGCCGGACGCGACGGTGCGCCAGCGCGGACGCTGACCCTGTTCACGCCGCGCGAACTGGCGCTGCGGTGGGGCGCGCCGGAAATCGATCCGGAAAACGAAGCCGCCGCCGGCGCCTATGCGCGCCGCAGGGCCATGGCGCGGCTCTGCGTGACGCCCGCCTGCCGCTTCCAGACCCTCCTCGCCGAATTCGGCGAGGCGAGCGCGCCCTGCGGCGCATGCGACCATTGCCGGGGCGGCCCGCTCGCCCTGGGCCGCCGTCTCGGGGCGCGGCTTCTGGGCTGGCGCGCGGCCGCCGAAAGCCGTCTGCTGCGCTATTCGGCGGCGCCTGTCGACGAGCCCCCGTCCGATCCGGCGCCCGCCGCGGCGCCGCTGCCGGACGCCGTCGCGCCGGCGGCCGAACCGCTGCGCCTCACGGTCGACGAGATGCGGCTGTTGCGGGCGCTCGAAAGCGAGCGGGCGGCGCTCGCCCGCAAATATCGCATTGCGGCGCGCCGGATCGCCAGCGACGCGACGCTGCGCGAGATCGCCCGGGGCCGGCCGAAACGGGCGGACGATCCCCTGCTGGCGGATGTCATGGACGCCCGGACATTCCTGCGCGTGATCGAAAAGGCGGAGCCGTGA